A window of the Xiashengella succiniciproducens genome harbors these coding sequences:
- a CDS encoding C10 family peptidase, which translates to MENSTPNTYTPQNFSKGANNVLSITCLTLLLCILPFSMLAQSRMQTAQDFLQSSSSLKSASDVYLKYESTGEVTTRVAVFESENNGFVLIAGDDEQHKVVGYVDNGKFNYYQAPEALVAILSWYEEIPISQSHALLKSGSSYTPIAPMLDQRGIALNQFLHPETGNCATGCAATAFLQIMAYHQYPAKGKGSHCYNHPVIGQLCTDMENSYYDWNTMTEDDYEALSLQLGIAMEMQYCLSYEMIGSAPGRPNYEWVMQNNFGYHMHMSSTQSWYMQNELEQERPIYVVIPGKSAYHAVVVDGMDSDGRFHVNFGWGGAYNGYFDLLSSDTILTGNKEFFANVAQAVYLSPEPITVNETDSLALLAINEAFGGALDWDLQLPVIRWPGVLVMNGRVVGLKIDRYNDPFEGYLPEELGQLSELRTLYVTGKLHGTLPDALYDLPQLRELTLDAVYGSTLKGQLSEKLVQLQKLESIDISHLLEGPLPEALGQLGNLREIYLYDNNLSGTLPTSITNLSKLRSLTISSCGIEGGLPIDIGRLSALQSIYLDGNRLEGPLPESLGELTGLIGLHLANNRFSGEIPASLGNCRELLVLDLQNNLLEGAIPPELGALSRLSRLPFQDNQFSSLPDEIGQLQGLTNINLNNNQLTSLPEGLQQLSGLKILQAANNAIATLPTNFGAWRDLRVLNLSHNRLTVFPEELCNLRKLEELDLSHNRIERLPAGVDGFRVPALLKLNNNELSDNIPLAFLQGDHTLFMGWNRLRYENIPEGDAYQQGLGNQKEVLLRDSLFKVPAGESIHIDIRELTGMDHPGNRYYWMKYPEQWDYTFHNEDFFKNESPVLTIEMSEGDKAQRYYCKIFNDEAPRYDWEFQGNPERSPLLNYLNTQAITVLPMTEQEQLEASYPESVVLDLQQIPNASLNDRRVVLVPPFSTRGDIAWEASVDGTTWYRIDGQMSQNDLAVNVVSYSSTQLVLEPMTTAWYRCVLEENNCDPLYGTPLKVSSLGQTLFDEIVNVDLEDFTVEVDSIEVTLPKGLSQGDFRLVITKLENPPAAPEGHRMGSVYDLTVSFGSVFTLPLEIKLKNIDVEGIDDKDIPNYRPVFFNEAEQKWEAYNEGGLIMGKNELYFKTFHLTKLGWWEIQHGSYTHSFENDRVKVIYRYKPHSKEDGQYHAYYLLNIAKGGTKPWHDSNTDPDQDGTPYLVQDVAHYMKEIMDAFEGAGLPYMGLRKFIVYVGDTGSGIVNRILGSGDALGYITMSGYAEGYFYLNSSYAYETDDVRRTLAHEYMHYTQHGYFNVVAGNYFFAEAHAPLADRLVWTADEMEDTEPELNLMGALTSTKNGLSIYDLLGTSWDAGTASLFSLAEKFTINSADANTSSAFLHYMRSYRNGTPLNVAKILREHLLSLGIITNWSWRTYLNSQIQSDLGSTIGKEYDAWVRYLLEGKNENFTIINTAGGNPFTPLISNAGSENKGTFATHASWLFTSGDDVPREEVLQFTVPHLASRVVLLHNQTADRSLVVNYERRDEKNPEEMVYYGWWDHEAKRMVFEDLSDSTNYAVILDARTEEAEKNFQHMALLLFVNQKCPDVVALSANFSADIKLTATPVINIDALLYANVSDQAIHHYDDGSKGAFIVTGRMDIWRNLTLSYAWELNDYNRTKRMLNDSTVVIETSFNERIDITNGKALPNTIKEWKKRQSIFYNLITGRMEIMQSTETTSSWGAYYDYENVPHAANTYRRTEEMHHMVVEDVFNFITGPISNISDKAHSYETTGTYHTQSTLKKLEHTITDSSLDSQGNVTGSTTKTLTGTDYSGQEVKVTLWFTCE; encoded by the coding sequence TGTTGGATCAACGTGGTATAGCACTCAACCAGTTTCTGCATCCTGAAACAGGAAACTGTGCTACAGGCTGTGCGGCTACGGCTTTCTTACAAATAATGGCTTACCATCAATACCCGGCAAAAGGTAAGGGCTCTCACTGCTATAACCATCCGGTCATAGGGCAACTATGTACCGATATGGAAAACAGCTACTACGACTGGAATACTATGACAGAGGATGACTATGAAGCCTTGTCACTTCAGTTGGGTATAGCAATGGAAATGCAATATTGCTTGTCATATGAGATGATCGGTAGTGCACCCGGGCGTCCCAATTACGAATGGGTAATGCAAAACAATTTTGGCTACCATATGCATATGAGCAGCACCCAATCGTGGTACATGCAAAATGAACTGGAGCAGGAACGACCAATATATGTTGTAATACCTGGCAAGAGTGCATATCATGCCGTGGTTGTGGACGGAATGGACAGCGATGGACGTTTTCACGTGAACTTTGGCTGGGGAGGCGCCTACAACGGTTACTTTGATCTTTTAAGTAGCGACACTATACTTACCGGAAATAAGGAATTCTTTGCCAACGTTGCTCAGGCCGTTTATTTATCTCCTGAGCCCATTACTGTCAACGAGACTGATTCTCTGGCTCTCTTGGCTATCAACGAAGCTTTTGGGGGAGCCTTGGACTGGGACCTCCAATTGCCTGTGATTAGGTGGCCGGGGGTACTGGTGATGAACGGACGGGTGGTGGGCCTTAAAATTGACCGTTACAACGATCCCTTTGAGGGCTACCTGCCTGAGGAACTCGGCCAACTCAGCGAATTGCGCACCCTATATGTCACCGGAAAATTACACGGCACACTGCCGGATGCGCTGTACGATTTACCACAGTTGCGGGAGCTGACCCTGGATGCAGTGTACGGCAGCACGCTAAAAGGACAGTTGTCGGAAAAGCTCGTGCAGCTGCAAAAGCTGGAAAGCATCGACATTTCGCACCTGCTGGAAGGGCCTTTACCGGAGGCATTGGGACAACTTGGCAATCTGCGCGAGATCTATTTGTATGATAACAACTTGAGTGGGACGCTGCCCACATCAATTACAAATCTAAGCAAACTACGTTCCCTTACTATATCCTCATGTGGAATAGAAGGTGGACTGCCCATAGACATTGGGCGACTCAGTGCTTTACAAAGCATTTACCTGGACGGCAATCGGCTGGAGGGGCCGCTTCCTGAGTCGCTGGGCGAACTGACCGGGTTGATCGGACTCCATTTGGCAAACAACCGTTTCAGTGGAGAAATTCCGGCTTCGCTGGGCAACTGCCGGGAGCTGCTGGTGCTTGATTTGCAAAACAACCTGCTGGAGGGTGCCATTCCACCCGAACTGGGGGCGCTGAGCCGACTATCTCGCCTGCCTTTTCAGGACAACCAATTCAGCAGTCTGCCCGATGAAATTGGGCAATTACAAGGCCTTACAAACATCAACCTGAACAACAACCAACTTACAAGTCTCCCGGAGGGCTTGCAGCAACTGAGTGGACTCAAGATACTGCAGGCGGCCAATAATGCTATTGCGACCCTACCCACTAACTTTGGGGCCTGGCGAGACTTAAGGGTGCTGAATCTGTCGCACAACCGCCTTACGGTCTTTCCCGAAGAGCTGTGCAACTTGCGTAAGCTGGAAGAGTTGGACCTCAGCCACAACCGCATTGAACGACTGCCCGCGGGCGTTGATGGCTTTAGGGTCCCTGCGCTGCTGAAACTCAACAACAACGAACTCAGCGACAACATTCCCCTTGCCTTTTTGCAGGGCGACCACACCCTGTTTATGGGCTGGAACCGACTGCGCTATGAAAACATCCCGGAAGGGGATGCCTACCAGCAAGGGCTGGGCAACCAAAAAGAGGTTTTGTTGCGCGACAGTCTTTTTAAGGTACCGGCGGGAGAAAGCATCCACATCGACATCAGGGAGCTTACGGGTATGGACCATCCGGGAAACCGTTATTACTGGATGAAGTATCCTGAACAATGGGATTATACTTTCCACAACGAGGACTTTTTCAAAAACGAGAGTCCTGTACTGACAATTGAGATGTCTGAAGGTGACAAAGCCCAACGATACTACTGCAAGATTTTCAATGACGAGGCACCAAGGTACGATTGGGAATTTCAGGGGAATCCGGAGAGATCCCCATTGTTAAACTATTTGAACACCCAAGCTATTACAGTGCTGCCAATGACAGAGCAGGAGCAACTCGAAGCAAGCTACCCCGAAAGCGTGGTACTGGATCTACAGCAGATTCCCAATGCCAGCCTTAATGACCGCAGGGTGGTTCTGGTGCCTCCTTTCAGCACAAGGGGCGACATAGCCTGGGAGGCTTCTGTAGATGGTACCACCTGGTATCGTATAGACGGGCAGATGAGCCAAAACGACCTGGCAGTCAATGTCGTCAGCTACAGTAGTACGCAACTGGTGCTGGAACCGATGACTACAGCCTGGTATCGTTGTGTGCTTGAGGAGAATAATTGCGATCCCTTGTATGGAACGCCTTTGAAGGTCTCATCTTTGGGACAAACCCTCTTTGATGAAATAGTTAATGTAGACCTTGAGGATTTTACTGTGGAGGTGGACAGTATTGAAGTGACTTTACCAAAAGGATTATCCCAGGGTGATTTCCGGCTGGTGATTACTAAGCTGGAGAATCCTCCGGCAGCCCCTGAGGGCCACCGGATGGGCTCGGTATATGACCTTACTGTTAGCTTTGGCTCTGTATTTACCTTACCCCTGGAAATAAAACTGAAGAATATCGACGTTGAGGGCATTGATGACAAAGATATTCCCAATTACCGTCCGGTATTCTTTAATGAAGCTGAGCAAAAATGGGAAGCCTATAATGAGGGGGGCTTAATAATGGGTAAGAATGAGCTGTACTTTAAAACCTTCCACCTTACGAAGCTAGGCTGGTGGGAAATACAACACGGGTCTTACACGCATAGCTTTGAGAACGACCGTGTGAAGGTTATTTACCGTTATAAACCTCACTCTAAGGAAGATGGCCAATACCATGCCTATTATTTACTCAATATCGCCAAAGGTGGGACAAAGCCCTGGCATGACAGCAACACAGATCCCGATCAGGATGGTACTCCCTATCTGGTTCAGGATGTGGCCCACTACATGAAGGAGATCATGGATGCCTTTGAAGGAGCAGGATTGCCATACATGGGCCTTCGCAAGTTTATTGTCTATGTGGGTGATACCGGATCCGGCATTGTTAATAGAATTTTAGGATCCGGGGATGCCTTAGGCTACATCACAATGTCGGGTTACGCTGAAGGATATTTCTACCTCAACTCGTCCTATGCCTATGAGACCGATGATGTGCGAAGGACTCTGGCACACGAGTATATGCATTATACCCAACATGGATACTTTAACGTTGTGGCCGGCAATTATTTCTTTGCCGAGGCACACGCGCCGCTGGCCGACCGGCTGGTGTGGACTGCAGATGAAATGGAGGATACGGAGCCGGAACTTAATCTGATGGGGGCTTTGACGAGCACAAAGAACGGTCTCAGCATTTACGATTTGCTGGGGACTTCGTGGGATGCGGGGACAGCGAGCCTGTTTTCACTGGCAGAAAAGTTCACCATCAACTCGGCCGATGCCAATACTTCGAGTGCCTTTTTGCACTACATGCGCAGCTATCGAAACGGGACTCCGCTCAACGTGGCAAAAATACTGAGAGAACATCTGCTGAGTCTGGGCATCATCACCAATTGGAGCTGGCGGACCTATCTCAACAGTCAAATACAAAGCGACCTGGGATCGACCATTGGCAAGGAGTACGATGCCTGGGTGCGCTACCTGCTGGAGGGTAAAAACGAGAATTTCACCATCATCAATACCGCCGGCGGAAATCCTTTTACCCCGCTGATTAGCAATGCAGGCTCCGAAAACAAAGGCACTTTCGCAACCCATGCGTCCTGGCTCTTCACCTCTGGCGACGATGTACCCAGGGAGGAGGTCTTGCAATTTACCGTGCCGCACCTCGCCTCACGCGTGGTGCTGCTGCACAACCAGACGGCCGACCGCAGTCTGGTCGTCAACTACGAGCGGCGGGACGAAAAGAACCCGGAGGAAATGGTGTATTACGGCTGGTGGGATCATGAGGCGAAACGCATGGTCTTTGAGGACTTATCGGACTCTACCAACTACGCCGTTATACTGGATGCCCGCACAGAGGAAGCCGAAAAAAACTTTCAGCACATGGCCCTCCTGCTCTTTGTCAACCAAAAGTGCCCCGATGTGGTGGCCCTGTCGGCCAACTTTTCGGCGGACATAAAACTGACCGCTACACCGGTCATCAATATCGATGCCTTGCTGTACGCAAACGTCAGCGACCAGGCAATCCACCATTACGACGATGGCAGTAAGGGAGCCTTTATTGTAACGGGACGCATGGATATCTGGCGCAACCTGACTTTGAGCTATGCCTGGGAGTTGAACGATTACAACCGTACAAAGCGTATGCTAAATGATTCTACAGTAGTAATAGAAACCTCATTTAACGAGCGTATTGACATCACAAATGGCAAGGCTTTGCCAAATACTATCAAAGAATGGAAGAAGCGCCAGAGCATTTTCTACAACCTTATCACTGGTAGAATGGAAATCATGCAAAGTACTGAAACGACCTCATCCTGGGGGGCTTACTACGATTATGAGAACGTCCCCCATGCAGCCAATACCTACCGCCGTACAGAAGAAATGCACCACATGGTAGTTGAGGACGTGTTCAACTTTATTACTGGTCCGATATCCAATATCTCGGATAAGGCCCATAGTTACGAGACAACCGGAACCTACCATACACAGTCCACGCTAAAGAAACTGGAGCATACCATTACTGACTCGAGTCTCGACAGTCAGGGCAATGTTACGGGCTCTACCACCAAAACGCTGACGGGCACCGATTATTCGGGCCAGGAAGTAAAGGTTACGCTGTGGTTTACTTGTGAGTAG